In one Polaribacter sp. ALD11 genomic region, the following are encoded:
- the acs gene encoding acetate--CoA ligase, whose translation MSNYHIKHLEEYYKVYRKSIREPENFWEEIAEEHFVWRKKWDKVLDWDFSKPQIKWFEGAKLNITENCIDRHLATRGDKTAILFEPNNPDEPAEHITYKQLHQRVNQFANVLKEQGVEKGDRVCIYVPMIPELAISLLACARIGAIHSVVFAGFSSTALSTRINDSDCKMVITSDGSYRGAKTIDLKGIVDEALEDCPSVKTVLVAKRIKSNINMKEGRDKWLQPLLDNASTVCDAEIMDAEDPLFILYTSGSTGKPKGMVHTTAGYMVYTAYTFKNAFQYRDNDVYWCTADIGWITGHSYIVYGPLANGATTVLFEGVPSYPDFGRFWEIVDKHKVNQFYTAPTAIRALAKQGTELVGKYDLSSLKVLGSVGEPINEEAWHWYNDNVGRKKSPIIDSWWQTETGGIMITPIPYVTPTKPTYATLPFIGVQPALMDEKGDELKGNQVEGRLCIKFPWPSIARTIWGNHERYKETYFSAYKNMYFTGDGALRDEVGYYRITGRVDDVIIVSGHNLGTAPIEDAINEHPAVAESAIVGFPHDIKGSALYGYVTLKDAGESRDHNNLRKEINQIITEHIGPIAKLDKIQFSEGLPKTRSGKIMRRILRKIASNEMDNLGDVSTLLNPEVVQSIIDNRL comes from the coding sequence ATGAGCAATTACCACATAAAACATTTAGAAGAATATTATAAAGTTTATAGAAAATCGATTCGTGAACCTGAAAATTTTTGGGAGGAAATTGCCGAAGAACATTTTGTTTGGAGAAAAAAATGGGACAAAGTTTTAGATTGGGACTTTTCTAAACCACAAATTAAATGGTTTGAGGGCGCAAAATTAAACATTACAGAAAATTGTATTGATCGACATTTAGCAACTCGTGGAGATAAAACGGCTATTTTATTCGAACCTAATAACCCGGATGAACCAGCAGAACATATTACTTATAAACAGTTGCACCAAAGAGTAAATCAGTTTGCAAATGTATTGAAAGAGCAAGGAGTTGAAAAAGGAGATAGAGTTTGCATTTATGTTCCTATGATTCCTGAATTGGCCATTTCATTATTAGCTTGCGCTAGAATTGGCGCGATTCATTCTGTAGTTTTTGCCGGATTTTCATCTACAGCATTATCTACAAGAATTAATGATTCTGATTGTAAAATGGTCATTACTTCTGACGGTTCTTATAGAGGCGCAAAAACAATCGACTTAAAAGGAATTGTTGATGAGGCTTTAGAAGACTGTCCTAGTGTAAAAACAGTGTTAGTTGCAAAAAGAATTAAGTCTAATATCAACATGAAAGAAGGGCGTGATAAATGGTTACAACCTTTATTAGACAATGCTTCGACCGTGTGTGACGCAGAAATTATGGATGCAGAAGATCCGTTATTTATTTTATACACTTCTGGTTCTACAGGGAAACCAAAAGGAATGGTACATACAACCGCAGGTTATATGGTGTACACAGCATATACATTTAAAAATGCATTTCAATATAGAGACAATGATGTCTATTGGTGTACGGCAGACATTGGTTGGATTACTGGTCATTCTTACATTGTGTATGGTCCGTTAGCAAACGGAGCAACAACCGTATTATTCGAAGGTGTGCCTAGTTATCCAGATTTCGGACGCTTTTGGGAGATTGTAGACAAACATAAGGTGAATCAGTTTTATACTGCACCAACAGCTATTAGAGCTTTGGCTAAACAAGGTACAGAATTGGTAGGTAAATATGATTTATCTTCTTTAAAAGTACTAGGATCTGTTGGTGAACCTATAAATGAGGAAGCATGGCATTGGTATAACGACAATGTTGGTCGAAAGAAGAGCCCGATTATAGATTCTTGGTGGCAAACAGAAACAGGCGGAATTATGATTACCCCAATTCCGTATGTAACACCCACAAAACCAACGTACGCAACGTTGCCTTTTATAGGAGTGCAACCCGCTCTAATGGATGAAAAAGGAGACGAATTAAAAGGAAATCAAGTTGAAGGACGCCTGTGTATAAAGTTTCCTTGGCCAAGTATCGCTAGAACTATTTGGGGAAATCACGAACGTTATAAAGAAACCTATTTTTCTGCATACAAGAATATGTATTTTACTGGTGATGGAGCTTTAAGAGATGAAGTTGGCTATTATAGAATTACAGGAAGAGTAGATGATGTAATTATTGTTTCTGGTCACAATTTAGGAACAGCGCCAATTGAAGATGCAATAAATGAACATCCAGCAGTTGCAGAAAGTGCTATTGTAGGTTTTCCACATGATATTAAAGGAAGTGCTCTTTATGGCTACGTAACGCTAAAAGACGCAGGAGAAAGCAGAGATCACAATAACTTAAGAAAAGAAATTAATCAAATTATTACAGAACATATTGGACCGATTGCAAAATTGGATAAAATTCAGTTTTCGGAAGGGCTTCCAAAAACACGTTCTGGGAAAATTATGAGACGTATTTTACGTAAAATAGCTTCAAATGAAATGGATAATTTAGGTGATGTTTCTACTTTATTGAACCCAGAAGTAGTACAAAGTATTATTGACAATAGATTGTAA
- a CDS encoding VOC family protein gives MKVQAYLAFDGNCQEALNFYGELFNADVENRVTYEDKKIDVSSSYRKKLQHAELKGKGISFMAYDAAPDTPINAGNQIHLSADFNDREEAEDVFNNLSRSGIVHHEFREREWGFFGRCTDKYGINWMVNARN, from the coding sequence ATGAAAGTACAAGCTTATTTAGCATTCGACGGAAATTGTCAAGAAGCATTAAATTTCTACGGAGAATTATTTAACGCAGATGTAGAGAACCGAGTTACTTATGAAGATAAAAAAATAGATGTTTCGTCATCCTATAGGAAAAAATTACAGCATGCAGAATTAAAAGGTAAAGGCATCTCTTTTATGGCATATGATGCTGCACCAGACACTCCAATAAACGCTGGAAACCAAATACATTTAAGTGCAGACTTTAATGATAGGGAAGAGGCAGAAGATGTCTTTAATAATTTATCTAGAAGTGGAATTGTTCATCACGAATTTAGAGAAAGAGAATGGGGTTTCTTCGGAAGATGTACAGACAAATACGGAATTAACTGGATGGTAAATGCTAGAAATTAA
- the nagB gene encoding glucosamine-6-phosphate deaminase encodes MLKSNIDKATGFEKRFENIGTVVFQEATAASKAIAQEIASLIKVKQSQKQPCILGLATGSSPKGLYAELVRLHKEEGLSFRNVVSFNLDEYYPMEPDSVNSYVRFMQEQLFNHIDILPENCFVPDGTLPKKEIRNYCDQYEAKIEAFGGIDLQILGIGGNGHIGFNESGSLQNSKTRLVALDHITRVAASGDFSGLENTPRTAITLGVKKIMEAKRVILMAWGEGKSNIIKASAEDQVSSLVPASYLQEHRNATFILDQAAASKLTRINTPWLVEKIVWTDTLTRKAVLSLALYLKKPILMLTDADYIENGMSDLLADFGPAYDINISIFNKLQNTITGWPGGKPNSDDNKRPERSEPAKKRVLIFSPHPDDDIISMGGTFKRLHEQGHEVHVGYQTSGNIAVADDEALRFASFVCDYNDKFGIDNSEANKIYKKAATFLKNKKSSEIDTPEVRYIKGLIRKGEARATSHFIGLPDSQIHFMELPFYETGAIKKNPIGVGDVKITSDLIEKIKPHQIYAAGDLADPHGTHKVCLDAIFSAVKELKPKKFMDDCWVWLYRGAWQEWGVDEIEMAVPMGPDQVLEKRKGIFKHQSQKDGVVFQGADSREFWQRAEDRNRETAELYDQLGLSHYAAMEAFVRWKY; translated from the coding sequence ATGTTAAAAAGTAATATAGACAAAGCAACAGGTTTCGAAAAAAGATTCGAAAATATAGGTACTGTAGTTTTTCAAGAAGCAACAGCTGCATCAAAAGCAATTGCTCAAGAAATAGCTAGCCTTATTAAGGTAAAACAATCTCAAAAACAACCTTGTATTTTAGGCTTAGCAACAGGTTCTTCTCCAAAAGGTTTGTATGCAGAATTGGTAAGACTACACAAAGAAGAAGGGTTAAGTTTTAGAAATGTGGTCTCTTTTAATTTGGATGAGTATTACCCAATGGAACCAGATTCTGTAAACAGTTATGTGCGTTTTATGCAAGAACAATTGTTTAACCACATAGATATTTTACCAGAAAATTGTTTTGTACCAGACGGAACTTTACCTAAAAAAGAGATTAGAAATTATTGCGATCAATATGAAGCAAAAATTGAAGCTTTTGGAGGAATTGACTTACAAATATTAGGAATTGGAGGAAATGGGCATATAGGTTTTAACGAATCTGGATCACTTCAAAATTCAAAAACAAGATTAGTTGCTTTAGATCATATCACAAGAGTTGCAGCAAGTGGAGACTTTTCTGGCTTAGAAAATACACCAAGAACTGCAATTACTTTAGGTGTTAAAAAAATAATGGAAGCTAAAAGAGTCATTTTAATGGCTTGGGGAGAAGGAAAATCTAATATTATTAAAGCTTCTGCTGAAGACCAAGTTAGTAGTTTAGTGCCTGCATCTTACTTACAAGAACACAGAAATGCTACATTTATTTTAGATCAAGCAGCAGCCTCTAAATTAACAAGAATAAACACACCTTGGTTGGTAGAAAAAATAGTTTGGACAGATACACTTACTAGAAAAGCAGTTTTGAGTTTAGCTTTGTATTTAAAGAAACCAATTTTAATGTTAACAGATGCTGATTATATTGAAAACGGAATGAGCGATTTGTTAGCAGATTTTGGCCCCGCATATGATATTAACATTAGTATATTTAATAAATTACAAAACACAATTACAGGTTGGCCTGGAGGAAAACCAAACTCAGACGACAACAAAAGGCCAGAAAGATCAGAACCTGCTAAAAAACGTGTATTAATTTTCAGTCCACACCCAGATGATGATATTATTAGTATGGGTGGAACTTTTAAGAGATTGCATGAGCAAGGGCATGAAGTGCATGTTGGTTATCAAACTTCAGGAAACATTGCAGTTGCAGATGACGAAGCACTTCGTTTTGCAAGTTTTGTTTGTGATTATAATGATAAATTCGGAATTGATAATTCGGAAGCAAATAAAATTTATAAGAAGGCAGCTACCTTTTTAAAGAATAAAAAATCTAGTGAAATCGATACTCCAGAAGTTCGATACATTAAAGGATTGATAAGAAAAGGAGAAGCAAGAGCAACAAGTCATTTTATAGGCTTGCCAGATTCACAAATCCATTTTATGGAATTACCATTCTATGAAACTGGAGCAATTAAAAAGAATCCTATAGGAGTTGGAGATGTGAAAATTACTTCAGATTTAATTGAAAAAATAAAACCTCATCAAATTTATGCTGCAGGAGATTTAGCAGATCCTCACGGAACACATAAAGTTTGTTTAGACGCCATTTTCTCTGCAGTAAAAGAATTAAAACCTAAAAAATTCATGGATGATTGTTGGGTTTGGCTATACAGAGGTGCATGGCAAGAATGGGGAGTAGACGAAATAGAAATGGCTGTACCAATGGGGCCAGATCAAGTTTTAGAGAAAAGAAAAGGAATATTTAAACATCAATCTCAAAAAGATGGCGTTGTTTTTCAAGGTGCAGATAGTAGAGAGTTTTGGCAACGAGCAGAAGATAGAAATAGAGAAACTGCAGAGTTATATGACCAATTAGGTCTATCTCATTACGCAGCTATGGAAGCTTTTGTAAGATGGAAATATTAA
- a CDS encoding DUF421 domain-containing protein, whose protein sequence is MKEWVFTNTKTLQFICISALGIYLTIILLTRIFGKRSFSKMSSFDFACTIAIGSIIASTLLSKSVSLFEGVFGLTIVYLLQGITAYLRKFKFFRNAVDNEPLFLMKKQEILWSNMKKAKVTEGDLRAKLREANVLRLSEVKAVVFETTGDISVLHSSKEEEIDRWIVKGVLDKQKSIKVIRKYRYRSYK, encoded by the coding sequence ATGAAAGAATGGGTTTTTACGAATACTAAAACACTTCAATTTATATGTATATCTGCCTTGGGTATTTATTTAACTATAATCCTACTTACTAGAATTTTTGGTAAAAGAAGTTTTTCTAAGATGTCTAGTTTTGACTTTGCTTGTACAATAGCCATTGGCTCTATTATTGCTTCTACATTATTATCTAAATCTGTTTCTTTATTTGAGGGTGTTTTTGGTCTGACCATTGTTTATTTGCTTCAAGGAATCACTGCTTATTTAAGAAAATTTAAATTTTTTAGAAATGCAGTTGACAATGAACCATTATTTTTGATGAAAAAGCAAGAAATATTATGGAGTAATATGAAAAAAGCGAAGGTTACAGAAGGAGATTTAAGAGCAAAATTAAGAGAAGCAAATGTACTTCGATTATCGGAAGTAAAAGCCGTTGTTTTTGAAACTACTGGAGATATTTCTGTGCTCCATTCTTCAAAAGAAGAAGAGATAGATAGGTGGATTGTAAAGGGTGTTTTAGATAAGCAAAAGAGTATTAAAGTAATAAGAAAATATAGATACCGTTCATATAAATAG